In Vigna unguiculata cultivar IT97K-499-35 unplaced genomic scaffold, ASM411807v1 contig_507, whole genome shotgun sequence, a single window of DNA contains:
- the LOC114172249 gene encoding uncharacterized protein LOC114172249 translates to MANISQTFSEGASINRPPLFSGDNYPFWKIRMKIFLESVDKGVWDAIVNGPFIPIKIEEGKAIPKDFLSWTPDENKRAHYDVRAKNIISSALTLDEFYRVSICQSAKEMWDVLEVTHEGMDEVKRARKNTLVQEYEMFRMKAEETIYDVQKRFTHIVNHLIALGKVFEKEELNIKILKSLNRAWQPKVTAISESRDLTTMSMATLFGKLREHELELGRLKEEEEGEKRQSIALKAAAKTDGRSKTKDKETAAEQEDEASDSEALNLMVKRFSKFLKYKNKSNGKSAAGNRRFSSKKQESSSSVPTCYECGKSGHIKPECPILKIKKKLEEKNEATSKSKRVKKAYIAWEDNDSSTSSDSSESNEEETNLCLMADTKSSDSSVSDLDLESIDESYETRFYQLLDVYNELHEEARKLQYANNRHKGENRWLENRLKQLETENEELKTELENIEKHKSENCKKSVINCENCSKQLERIKYLMSTLTRFTLGRNYLDAMLGSQRSVLNREGIGYAEHENQLGNQLESRKSINMSKPSSTVCFYCCKSGHTSNKCYFKKHGVPEGKYKWIVKDSNVLSNMKGPKLNWVPASSL, encoded by the coding sequence ATGGCCAATATTTCACAGACTTTTTCTGAAGGGGCTTCAATAAACAGACCACCCTTATTTTCTGGAGATAACTATCCTTTCTGGAAAATCagaatgaaaatctttttagaaTCAGTTGATAAAGGTGTGTGGGATGCTATTGTTAATGGTCCATTTATACCTATAAAAATTGAGGAAGGAAAAGCTATACCTAAAGATTTTCTATCTTGGACTCCTGATGAAAATAAACGTGCTCATTATGATGTGAGAGCTAAGAATATAATCTCATCTGCACTAACATTGGATGAATTCTACAGGGTATCAATTTGTCAATCtgcaaaagaaatgtgggatgtgtTAGAGGTAACTCATGAAGGCATGGATGAAGTCAAGAGAGCTAGAAAGAACACATtagttcaagaatatgaaatgtttAGGATGAAGGCTGAGGAAACAATCTATGATGTGCAAAAAAGGTTCACTCATATTGTGAATCATCTCATAGCATTGGGAAAGGTCTTTGAAAAGGAAGAATTGAATATCAAAATTCTGAAAAGTCTGAATAGAGCATGGCAGCCTAAGGTTACTGCAATCTCTGAATCAAGAGATCTCACCACAATGAGTATGGCAACTCTCTTTGGAAAATTAAGAGAGCATGAATTGGAACTTGGACGTTtaaaagaggaagaggaaggagAGAAAAGGCAAAGCATTGCATTAAAAGCTGCTGCAAAAACTGACGGAAGAAGCAAAACCAAGGATAAAGAAACTGCTGCAGAACAAGAGGATGAAGCTTCTGATTCTGAGGCACTAAATCTGATGGTAAAACgtttttcaaagtttttaaagtacaaaaataaatcaaatggaAAATCTGCTGCAGGAAATAGAAGATTCTCTTCCAAGAAGCAAGAGTCATCTTCCAGCGTTCCAACATGTTATGAGTGTGGTAAATCTGGTCATATCAAACCTGAGTGTCCAATTCTCAAGATCAAAAAAaagttggaagaaaaaaatgaggcCACAAGCAAGTCCAAGAGAGTGAAGAAAGCGTATATTGCTTGGGAGGATAATGACTCCAGCACCTCTAGTGATTCAAGTGAAAGcaatgaagaagaaacaaatctatgtttgatggctGATACAAAATCCTCTGACAGTAGTGTAAGTGATCTTGATCTTGAATCTATTGATGAAAGCTATGAAACTAGGTTCTATCAACTACTTGATGTGTATAATGAGTTGCATGAAGAGGCTAGAAAGCTGCAATACGCTAATAACAGACATAAAGGTGAAAATAGGTGGCTTGAAAATAGATTAAAACAACTTGAAACTGAAAATGAAGAACTGAAAACTGAgcttgaaaatattgaaaagcACAAAAgtgaaaattgcaaaaagagtgtgattaattgtgaaaattgTTCCAAGCAACTAGAGAGAATCAAATATCTAATGAGTACCCTAACTAGATTCACCCTAGGAAGAAATTATCTAGATGCTATGCTAGGTTCACAAAGAAGTGTACTGAACAGAGAAGGCATAGGATATGCAGAACACGAAAATCAACTAGGTAATCAACTAGAATCCAGGAAATCCATTAACATGAGTAAACCATCTTCCACTGTATGTTTTTACTGTTGCAAATCTGGTCATACATCAAATAAATGTTACTTTAAAAAGCATGGTGTTCCTGAAGGTAAATATAAATGGATAGTTAAGGATTCAAATGTTTTgtctaacatgaaaggacccaaacTAAATTGGGTACCTGCATCATCTCTTTAA